One part of the Aerosakkonema funiforme FACHB-1375 genome encodes these proteins:
- a CDS encoding ABC transporter permease, with translation MDILESIKMATTTLVANKLRSSLTMLGIIIGNASVIAMVGIGQGAQKLASEQFESLGPNVLFIIPGNQDAQRNRDVPKTLVLEDAEAIARQVPSVKGVAAQIQSRQAVTYSNKNTNTQILGVTPEFLPVRSFNVARGRFFTQQDVKANTQVAVLGPDVVKKLFGNKDPIGQRIRVKNISFQVIGVMEPKGSFLGSNQDDTVYTPVTTLANRIIGRTSPYGLEISFISVSAKDSNSIGAAQFQISNLLRLRHKITTEDDFTVRTQKDVLTIVGTITGALTLMLAAIAAISLFVGGIGVMNIMLVSVTERTHEIGLRKAIGATQQDILIQFMIEAIILSAAGGIVGTVIGVSGIMLIGAVTPLKAGISPVAIAIAVGVSGSIGLFFGVVPARRAAKLDPIVALRSA, from the coding sequence ATGGATATTTTAGAAAGCATTAAAATGGCTACCACTACGCTGGTAGCAAACAAATTGCGAAGCAGTCTCACCATGTTAGGCATTATCATCGGTAATGCTTCAGTAATTGCAATGGTAGGCATCGGACAGGGTGCCCAAAAGTTAGCATCAGAGCAATTTGAATCGCTTGGCCCTAACGTTTTGTTTATCATTCCCGGCAATCAGGACGCGCAAAGAAATCGCGATGTTCCGAAGACTTTGGTACTGGAAGATGCAGAAGCGATCGCTCGTCAAGTGCCTTCTGTCAAAGGTGTTGCCGCTCAAATTCAAAGCCGACAAGCTGTTACTTATAGCAACAAAAATACCAATACTCAAATTCTTGGTGTAACGCCAGAATTTCTGCCAGTACGCAGCTTTAATGTTGCTAGAGGGCGGTTTTTTACTCAGCAAGATGTAAAGGCAAATACCCAGGTAGCTGTTTTAGGGCCAGATGTAGTCAAAAAACTGTTTGGCAATAAAGATCCGATCGGCCAAAGAATCAGAGTCAAAAATATTAGCTTTCAAGTTATTGGCGTGATGGAACCGAAAGGTTCTTTCTTGGGAAGCAATCAGGATGACACTGTTTATACCCCTGTCACCACACTCGCTAACCGCATTATAGGGCGCACTTCTCCCTATGGTTTGGAAATATCGTTTATCTCGGTTTCTGCTAAAGATTCCAATAGCATCGGTGCAGCGCAATTTCAAATTTCTAATCTGTTGCGATTGCGCCACAAAATAACAACTGAAGATGATTTTACTGTCCGAACTCAAAAAGATGTGCTGACAATTGTCGGTACTATTACTGGTGCGCTGACGCTGATGCTGGCTGCGATCGCAGCTATATCGCTGTTTGTGGGTGGCATTGGCGTTATGAATATTATGCTGGTTTCTGTGACAGAACGCACCCACGAAATTGGACTGCGGAAAGCGATCGGCGCTACTCAGCAAGATATCCTCATTCAGTTTATGATTGAGGCAATTATTTTGTCAGCAGCAGGTGGGATAGTTGGTACTGTTATTGGCGTCAGCGGTATCATGTTAATTGGTGCGGTTACTCCTTTGAAAGCTGGCATTTCACCTGTGGCGATCGCAATTGCTGTTGGCGTTTCTGGCAGTATCGGTTTGTTCTTTGGTGTTGTACCGGCACGACGCGCCGCTAAATTAGATCCAATTGTCGCTTTGAGAAGCGCTTAA